The following coding sequences are from one Pseudomonas mendocina window:
- a CDS encoding tetratricopeptide repeat protein: protein MMPMRHIPPLLLSLLALPALAEESCATAAQCNQAGTAAYQAGRFDEAIEAFERQLRRVERDDVVGLELALNNLMLANLRAGDAGKARAWLELALDSNLSGSATRHNLAKVTQALDYSALSASPVGRYLRYSGQAVWSELQISEDGRGAYLASFAPLRAGGRVEEYGPAAIGELAGKLVGDEVQMGLEDAGLGSDCAVQLLREGIHMQVLEVFADGCQDYGGMGISVGGRYIKVSP from the coding sequence ATGATGCCGATGCGCCACATTCCGCCTCTGCTATTGAGCCTGCTTGCCCTGCCGGCGCTGGCCGAGGAGAGCTGCGCCACTGCGGCTCAATGCAACCAGGCTGGTACGGCAGCCTATCAGGCGGGACGTTTCGACGAGGCCATCGAGGCATTCGAGCGGCAGTTACGCCGTGTCGAGCGTGACGATGTTGTCGGGCTCGAGCTGGCTTTGAACAACCTGATGCTGGCTAACCTGCGCGCGGGCGATGCCGGCAAGGCGCGGGCCTGGCTGGAGCTGGCGCTGGACAGCAACCTGTCCGGCTCGGCGACTCGTCACAATCTGGCCAAGGTCACGCAGGCGCTGGATTACTCGGCGCTGAGCGCCAGCCCGGTGGGGCGCTATCTGCGTTACAGCGGCCAGGCCGTGTGGAGCGAGTTGCAGATCAGCGAAGATGGCAGAGGCGCTTATCTCGCCAGTTTTGCCCCTCTGCGTGCGGGTGGTCGTGTCGAGGAATACGGCCCGGCCGCGATTGGCGAGTTGGCTGGAAAACTGGTCGGTGACGAGGTGCAGATGGGCCTCGAAGATGCCGGGCTGGGCAGCGACTGTGCGGTGCAACTGCTGCGCGAGGGCATTCACATGCAGGTACTGGAGGTGTTCGCCGACGGCTGCCAGGACTATGGCGGCATGGGCATCAGCGTGGGTGGACGCTACATCAAGGTAAGTCCCTGA
- a CDS encoding ABC transporter substrate-binding protein: MKCWLLLALLMVAALAQGETLRVGIEQHDYYPYYRATLESPPEGYCLDLLEAFAKHEGLTLELLPQPLNRLYRNMLDEQSLDLLFPDNPTWARQAKTDHPLYYSEAAIQIVDGTLVLASRRGQGLNNIHHLGTVRGFTAQAWQPLLDKGDVRLVETPDIHSLIRMVARGRIDALYANPQVVRYQLGQLGMAGDYLQLDQQLPLIYTSFHLSSARRPDLIERFDAFLLEEQDNVQQLKAHYGL, translated from the coding sequence ATGAAATGCTGGCTACTGCTGGCCCTGCTGATGGTGGCTGCGCTGGCGCAGGGCGAAACCCTGCGCGTCGGCATCGAGCAGCATGACTACTACCCCTACTACCGCGCCACACTCGAAAGCCCGCCCGAAGGCTACTGCCTGGACTTGCTGGAAGCCTTCGCCAAGCACGAAGGTCTGACGCTGGAGTTGCTGCCACAACCGCTCAACCGGCTGTATCGCAACATGCTCGACGAGCAGAGCCTCGACCTGCTGTTCCCCGACAACCCCACCTGGGCGCGCCAGGCCAAGACCGATCACCCGCTGTACTACAGCGAGGCAGCGATTCAGATCGTCGACGGCACCCTGGTGCTGGCCAGCCGTCGCGGCCAGGGCCTGAACAACATTCACCACCTGGGCACGGTGCGAGGCTTCACCGCCCAGGCCTGGCAACCCCTGCTCGACAAGGGTGACGTACGTCTGGTGGAAACCCCGGATATCCACAGCCTGATCCGCATGGTCGCGCGCGGGCGTATCGATGCGCTCTACGCCAATCCGCAGGTGGTGCGCTACCAGCTCGGCCAACTGGGCATGGCCGGCGACTACCTGCAGCTGGATCAACAACTGCCGCTGATCTACACCAGCTTCCACCTCAGCAGCGCCCGACGCCCTGACCTGATCGAACGCTTCGATGCCTTCCTGCTGGAGGAGCAGGACAACGTGCAACAACTCAAGGCCCACTACGGATTATGA
- a CDS encoding glutamine synthetase family protein, which yields MQFANPQEARDFLERHPEVRSIELMLIDANGIPRGKLLHRDELLAIYENGRPLPSSILSLTIQGEDVEESGLVWEVADADCWTYPLPGSLTLQPWRAVPTGQLQVSMHPTEGMPATPGDPRHVLIRAIEALKADGYHPVMAVELEFYLLDKQRDANGRPEPAVQMNGVRPQAPQVYGVYELEQVQPFLDDLYAACETQGLPVRTAISEYAPGQLELTLEHRFDALQAVDEGVRYKRLVKGVANKHGLQACFMAKPFGDQAGSGLHMHVSLADADGNNLMASEDPHGTPLLRHSIGGMMATLNDALVIFCPNANSFRRFQANSYAPLAKSWGVNNRTVSFRVPGGPAKSRHVEHRICGADANPYLAAAAILAGIHKGIREQIDPGAAIVGNGYEQARETLPTDWLTALRNLEGSSWAREALGEDFLKVFLAIKWAEYRQFMGEVGEQDWRWYLNHA from the coding sequence ATGCAATTCGCCAACCCCCAAGAAGCGCGCGACTTTCTCGAACGCCACCCCGAGGTACGCAGCATCGAGCTGATGTTGATCGACGCCAACGGCATCCCGCGCGGCAAGCTGCTGCACCGCGACGAACTGCTGGCGATCTACGAGAACGGCCGACCGCTGCCCAGCTCGATCCTGTCGCTGACCATCCAGGGCGAAGACGTCGAGGAAAGCGGCCTGGTCTGGGAAGTCGCCGATGCCGACTGCTGGACCTACCCGCTGCCCGGCAGCCTGACGCTGCAACCCTGGCGCGCGGTGCCTACCGGCCAGCTACAGGTGAGCATGCACCCGACTGAAGGCATGCCAGCCACACCTGGCGATCCCCGCCATGTACTGATCCGTGCCATCGAGGCGCTCAAGGCCGATGGCTACCACCCGGTAATGGCGGTGGAGCTGGAGTTCTACCTGCTGGACAAGCAGCGCGACGCCAATGGCCGGCCGGAGCCGGCCGTGCAGATGAATGGCGTGCGCCCGCAGGCACCGCAGGTCTATGGCGTGTACGAGCTGGAGCAGGTGCAGCCGTTTCTCGACGACCTCTACGCCGCCTGCGAAACGCAGGGCCTGCCGGTGCGCACGGCGATCTCCGAATATGCGCCCGGCCAGCTGGAACTGACCCTGGAGCACCGCTTCGATGCGCTGCAGGCGGTGGACGAAGGTGTGCGCTACAAGCGCCTGGTCAAGGGCGTGGCCAACAAGCACGGGCTGCAGGCCTGCTTCATGGCCAAGCCGTTCGGCGACCAGGCTGGCAGCGGCCTGCACATGCACGTGTCGCTGGCCGACGCCGACGGCAACAACCTGATGGCTTCCGAAGACCCGCACGGTACGCCGCTGCTGCGTCACTCCATCGGCGGCATGATGGCCACACTCAACGACGCGCTGGTGATCTTCTGCCCCAACGCCAACTCCTTCCGCCGCTTCCAGGCCAACAGCTACGCGCCGCTGGCCAAGAGCTGGGGGGTGAACAACCGCACCGTGTCGTTCCGTGTGCCGGGCGGGCCAGCCAAGAGCCGTCACGTCGAGCACCGCATCTGCGGCGCCGACGCCAACCCCTACCTGGCCGCGGCAGCGATCCTTGCCGGCATCCACAAGGGCATCCGCGAGCAGATCGATCCGGGCGCAGCCATCGTCGGCAATGGCTACGAGCAGGCCCGCGAAACCCTGCCCACCGACTGGCTCACCGCGCTGCGCAACCTGGAAGGTTCGAGCTGGGCGCGCGAAGCACTGGGCGAGGATTTCCTCAAGGTGTTCCTGGCGATCAAATGGGCCGAGTACCGTCAGTTCATGGGCGAAGTCGGCGAACAGGACTGGCGTTGGTATCTCAATCACGCCTGA
- a CDS encoding aspartate aminotransferase family protein, producing the protein MTASGIAPTAVETFAARERARFLERNPKSVALAERARHSLYGGVPMHWMADWSTPVPLFVERAKGARFFDVDGHEYVDFCLGDTGTMFGHSPAPVARALAEQANNGLTTMLPGEDAVVCGELLAQRFGLPYWQVTATATDSNRYVLRWARAITQRKTLLVFDGCYHGTVDDVMVRHRDGKTVHRSGLIGQAYDLTEHSRAIPFNDVDALEAALAQGDVCALLCEPAMTNIGMVLPDPGFMQKCRELTRKYGSLLIIDETHTISTDIGGCTRLWGLDPDFFVVGKPIAGGVPCGIFGCSAAMADAMTQARQRASEGSHGHGHSGMGTTLSANALAMHCMRANLEQVMTQAAYDHMLPLAARLAEGFRHLIDKHGLKWSVTELGARCEFQFCATPPRTGAEAEAAFHDELQMALHLYLINRGILITPFHNMTLCCPSTTAADVDKLIAMLDQALTELLAIPGARE; encoded by the coding sequence ATGACTGCCAGTGGTATCGCCCCAACCGCCGTGGAAACCTTCGCTGCCCGTGAGCGCGCCCGCTTCCTCGAACGCAACCCGAAGTCGGTGGCCCTGGCCGAGCGTGCCCGCCACTCCTTGTATGGCGGCGTACCGATGCACTGGATGGCGGACTGGTCGACGCCAGTGCCGCTGTTCGTCGAGCGTGCCAAGGGTGCGCGCTTCTTCGACGTCGACGGTCATGAATATGTCGATTTCTGCCTGGGTGACACCGGCACCATGTTCGGCCACTCCCCCGCCCCGGTGGCGCGCGCCCTCGCCGAGCAGGCAAACAATGGCCTGACCACCATGCTCCCAGGCGAGGACGCCGTGGTCTGCGGCGAGCTGCTGGCCCAACGTTTCGGCCTGCCCTACTGGCAGGTGACCGCCACCGCCACCGACTCCAACCGGTATGTGCTGCGCTGGGCGCGCGCCATCACGCAGCGCAAGACCCTGCTGGTGTTCGACGGCTGCTACCACGGCACCGTCGACGACGTGATGGTGCGTCATCGCGACGGCAAGACCGTGCACCGCTCGGGTCTGATTGGCCAGGCTTACGACCTGACCGAGCACAGCCGCGCCATTCCCTTCAACGATGTCGATGCACTGGAAGCTGCGCTGGCGCAAGGTGACGTCTGCGCCCTGCTCTGCGAGCCGGCGATGACCAACATCGGCATGGTGCTGCCCGATCCCGGCTTCATGCAGAAATGCCGCGAGCTGACCCGTAAATACGGCAGCCTGCTGATCATCGACGAAACCCACACCATCTCCACCGATATCGGCGGCTGCACCCGTCTGTGGGGCCTCGACCCGGACTTCTTCGTGGTCGGCAAGCCGATCGCCGGCGGCGTGCCGTGCGGCATCTTCGGTTGCAGCGCAGCGATGGCCGACGCCATGACCCAGGCGCGCCAACGCGCCAGCGAGGGCAGCCATGGCCACGGCCACAGCGGCATGGGCACCACCCTGTCGGCCAACGCCCTGGCCATGCACTGCATGCGCGCCAACCTGGAGCAGGTGATGACCCAGGCTGCCTACGACCACATGCTGCCGTTGGCCGCACGCCTGGCCGAAGGCTTCCGCCACTTGATCGACAAGCACGGCCTGAAGTGGTCGGTGACCGAGCTGGGCGCGCGCTGCGAATTCCAGTTCTGTGCCACCCCGCCGCGCACTGGCGCCGAGGCCGAGGCTGCCTTCCATGACGAGCTGCAGATGGCCCTGCACCTGTACCTGATCAACCGCGGCATCCTGATCACCCCATTCCACAACATGACCCTGTGCTGCCCGAGCACCACGGCCGCGGATGTGGACAAGCTGATCGCCATGCTCGACCAGGCGCTCACCGAGCTGCTGGCCATCCCCGGCGCCCGCGAGTAA
- a CDS encoding GntR family transcriptional regulator gives MSDNLQEQLYQRIREGLLAGRFQPGQALKIRDLAAQWGTSPMPVRAALQRLVAEGALEGEQQRSVRVPSMTRERYENIFQVRLALEGLAVELATPRLGSDDLALLRDCVRRMDVAIEQRQVQDYLNANSQFHLHLYGACGNPVLLRSIESLWLQIGPFFNRLFTGADLSLRLNDFHEDAFAAIEAGDAKAARHAMEQDLVYFARFLLNLLELEQAR, from the coding sequence ATGAGTGACAACCTGCAGGAACAGCTGTATCAACGCATTCGTGAGGGCCTGCTGGCGGGCCGTTTCCAGCCTGGGCAGGCCTTGAAGATCCGTGACCTTGCCGCGCAGTGGGGCACCAGCCCGATGCCGGTGCGGGCTGCGTTGCAGCGCCTGGTTGCCGAAGGCGCGCTGGAAGGCGAGCAGCAGCGCTCGGTACGCGTCCCCTCGATGACCCGTGAACGTTACGAAAACATTTTCCAGGTTCGCCTGGCGCTGGAAGGGCTGGCGGTCGAACTGGCCACGCCACGCCTGGGCAGCGATGACCTGGCGCTGCTGCGTGATTGCGTGCGACGCATGGATGTGGCCATCGAGCAACGCCAGGTGCAGGACTACCTCAACGCCAACAGCCAATTCCACCTGCATCTGTACGGCGCGTGCGGCAACCCGGTATTGCTGCGTTCGATCGAGTCGTTATGGTTGCAGATCGGCCCGTTCTTCAACCGCTTGTTCACCGGCGCCGACCTGTCGCTGCGGCTCAACGACTTTCATGAGGACGCCTTCGCCGCCATCGAGGCCGGCGATGCCAAGGCAGCTCGCCATGCCATGGAGCAGGATCTCGTGTACTTCGCGCGCTTCTTGCTCAACTTGCTGGAGCTGGAGCAGGCGAGATAG
- a CDS encoding tetratricopeptide repeat-containing response regulator — protein sequence MSDYSAKRFLIVDDFSDFRNSVKAMLREMGVRDVDMADRGEQAIAMCRHKRYDIILHDYNLGAGKNGLQTLEELHAARLISNQCIFVMVTAESSQAMVLSLLEHEPDAYLTKPFNLASLAQRLDKLVERKTLLKPVLQALDKRNPAEVLSACEVLSKQDKRLQPLCLKYKAGALRDLARHQELEQLLQAVLADRAMPWAFQALGALLHERGDLLRAREIYEQGLKAFPMQPGLYDGLSAVLEQQGEAKRAQQVLEDAVRISPLAMRRQMQLGKLAMHNEDFEGATKAYRSAVEQGKNSRLKSPENYLALSQALMASSGEETLGKRAQLEITQVLSELGQQYAADKAIQVRRRLMQASSLQKSAEPARAAQIAADAAAELQNLGEFLPAEVALTLVGQLQQLGQKEAGTQLLKDCLEVYGDDAKILESISRLTDDPSVFAASKEATDFNRRGVQAYKQGQVGEALVLFRRALGLQPKNISIALNAAQSLLRLGTEQPSSEWREEARSCLDGVRMIAPSDARYTRYQQLRRRVFDT from the coding sequence ATGTCGGATTACAGCGCCAAGCGGTTTTTGATCGTCGACGACTTTTCCGACTTTCGTAATTCGGTCAAAGCAATGCTGCGCGAGATGGGTGTCAGAGACGTGGACATGGCCGATCGTGGCGAACAGGCCATCGCCATGTGCCGGCACAAGCGCTACGACATAATTCTCCACGATTACAACCTGGGGGCCGGCAAGAACGGCCTGCAGACGCTGGAGGAGCTGCATGCCGCGCGCCTGATCAGCAATCAGTGCATCTTCGTCATGGTCACCGCCGAGAGCAGCCAGGCCATGGTGCTGAGCCTGCTCGAGCACGAGCCGGATGCCTACCTGACCAAACCCTTCAACCTGGCCAGCCTGGCTCAGCGCCTGGACAAGCTGGTGGAACGCAAGACGTTGCTCAAGCCTGTGTTGCAGGCGCTCGACAAGCGCAATCCGGCCGAGGTGCTCAGTGCCTGCGAGGTGCTGTCCAAACAGGACAAGCGCCTGCAGCCGTTGTGTCTGAAGTACAAGGCGGGCGCGTTGCGCGACTTGGCCCGGCACCAGGAACTCGAACAATTGCTGCAGGCGGTGCTGGCCGATCGTGCCATGCCCTGGGCCTTCCAGGCGCTGGGTGCTCTGCTGCACGAGCGTGGCGATCTGCTGCGGGCTCGCGAAATCTACGAGCAAGGCCTCAAGGCGTTCCCCATGCAACCCGGCTTGTACGACGGCTTGTCCGCCGTGCTGGAACAGCAGGGTGAGGCCAAGCGTGCACAGCAGGTGCTCGAAGATGCCGTGCGCATCTCGCCGCTGGCCATGCGCCGGCAGATGCAACTGGGCAAGCTGGCGATGCACAACGAAGACTTCGAGGGCGCCACCAAGGCCTATCGCAGCGCGGTGGAGCAGGGCAAGAATTCACGTCTGAAGAGCCCGGAAAACTACCTGGCGCTGAGTCAGGCGCTGATGGCCAGCTCGGGCGAAGAAACCCTGGGCAAGCGGGCGCAACTGGAAATCACCCAGGTGCTCAGCGAGCTGGGCCAGCAGTATGCGGCGGACAAGGCCATCCAGGTACGCCGTCGCCTGATGCAGGCGAGCAGCCTGCAGAAATCCGCCGAGCCGGCGCGTGCCGCGCAGATTGCAGCAGACGCGGCGGCGGAACTGCAGAATCTCGGCGAGTTCCTTCCGGCCGAGGTGGCCCTGACCCTGGTCGGACAGCTCCAGCAACTGGGCCAGAAGGAAGCCGGCACCCAGTTGCTCAAGGATTGCCTGGAGGTCTACGGTGACGACGCCAAGATTCTCGAATCGATCAGCCGCCTGACCGACGACCCGAGTGTCTTCGCTGCCAGCAAGGAGGCGACCGACTTCAACCGCCGGGGCGTGCAGGCCTACAAGCAGGGGCAGGTTGGCGAGGCGCTGGTGTTGTTCCGCCGGGCGCTGGGCCTGCAACCGAAGAACATCAGCATCGCCCTCAATGCGGCTCAGTCGCTGTTGCGTCTGGGCACTGAGCAGCCGTCGTCCGAATGGCGCGAGGAGGCGCGTAGCTGTCTCGATGGCGTGCGCATGATCGCCCCCAGCGATGCACGCTACACGCGCTACCAGCAACTGCGACGCAGGGTATTCGACACATGA
- a CDS encoding sensor histidine kinase KdpD, which translates to MSGLDLSTIIASTVHDMKNSLAQLGQAHARWLSQLPDELQHTTERGVIEYETARLNGMLVQLLGLYKLEVNQLPLYPAHHELDDFIQAQLARHRDVLDSRGIQARGEVSEFDLMGFFDQELLGSVLGNVIANAIRYARSALLISASEQDGELLLYVNDDGAGYPQQMLKRQGDYILGLSQSSGSTGLGLYFAARIAQLHQRDGRRGRVELSNGGPLGGGEFRIYLP; encoded by the coding sequence ATGAGCGGGCTCGACCTCAGCACCATCATCGCCTCCACCGTGCATGACATGAAGAACTCTCTGGCGCAGTTGGGCCAGGCCCACGCGCGCTGGCTTTCGCAACTGCCGGACGAGCTGCAACATACAACCGAGCGCGGCGTGATCGAGTACGAAACAGCCCGTCTGAACGGCATGCTGGTGCAGTTGCTCGGGCTGTACAAGCTGGAGGTCAACCAGCTGCCGCTGTACCCGGCCCATCATGAGCTGGACGACTTCATCCAGGCGCAGCTGGCGCGCCATCGCGACGTGCTCGACAGCCGTGGCATCCAGGCGCGCGGCGAGGTGAGCGAGTTCGATCTGATGGGCTTCTTCGATCAGGAGCTGCTGGGCTCGGTGCTGGGCAACGTGATCGCCAATGCCATTCGCTATGCGCGTAGCGCCCTGCTGATCAGCGCCAGCGAACAGGACGGCGAGTTGCTGCTGTACGTCAACGATGATGGTGCCGGTTATCCCCAGCAAATGCTCAAGCGCCAGGGCGACTACATCCTCGGCCTCAGCCAGAGCAGTGGCAGCACCGGGCTGGGCCTGTATTTCGCCGCACGCATTGCCCAATTGCACCAGCGCGATGGCCGTCGCGGGCGCGTCGAACTGAGCAACGGCGGCCCGCTCGGCGGTGGCGAGTTTCGCATCTATCTGCCCTGA
- a CDS encoding SMI1/KNR4 family protein — MEEVIEQLRELNEPVPVPLELPDEETLVEIQEQILIHLPFELREFLLKVSDVVYGRLEPVTATDPHSHTYLPEVASVAWDLGLPRDLVPLCQDGRDYYAVDVEGQVWLWDGDEGELTDESWDSVWHWCRDVWLES; from the coding sequence GTGGAAGAAGTCATCGAACAGCTGCGCGAACTCAACGAGCCGGTACCGGTGCCGCTGGAGCTGCCGGACGAGGAAACCCTGGTGGAAATTCAGGAGCAGATTCTCATCCACCTGCCCTTCGAACTGCGTGAATTTCTGCTCAAGGTCAGCGACGTGGTCTACGGCCGCCTGGAGCCGGTGACCGCCACCGACCCGCATTCGCACACCTACCTGCCGGAAGTGGCCTCGGTGGCCTGGGATCTCGGCCTGCCCCGCGACCTGGTGCCGCTGTGCCAGGACGGCCGCGACTATTACGCCGTCGACGTGGAAGGCCAGGTCTGGCTGTGGGACGGCGACGAAGGTGAACTGACCGACGAGAGCTGGGACTCGGTCTGGCACTGGTGCCGCGACGTCTGGCTGGAAAGCTGA
- a CDS encoding GNAT family N-acetyltransferase, which yields MSIVWRCLHHRELDTATLYELLALRTQVFVVEQHCPYLETDGQDLLGDTHHLLARDERGLVAYLRLLDPQRMEGEVVIGRVLVAEVARGTGLGHQLMERALAECRQRWPGVPVYLSAQAHLQGYYERYGFAAVTEVYLEDDIPHVGMRRAAERTT from the coding sequence ATGTCTATCGTCTGGCGCTGCCTGCATCACCGCGAACTGGATACCGCCACGCTGTATGAGCTGCTGGCGCTGCGTACCCAGGTGTTCGTGGTGGAGCAGCATTGCCCTTATCTGGAAACCGACGGGCAGGATCTGCTCGGGGATACCCATCATTTGCTGGCGCGTGACGAGCGTGGCCTGGTGGCCTACCTGCGCCTGCTCGACCCGCAGCGCATGGAGGGCGAGGTGGTGATCGGCCGCGTGCTGGTCGCCGAGGTGGCGCGGGGTACTGGTCTGGGCCACCAGTTGATGGAGCGTGCGTTGGCCGAGTGCCGTCAGCGCTGGCCGGGTGTGCCGGTCTACCTGTCGGCGCAGGCGCACCTGCAGGGCTACTACGAGCGCTATGGCTTCGCCGCGGTGACCGAGGTCTACCTGGAGGACGACATCCCGCATGTCGGCATGCGCCGTGCGGCCGAGCGCACCACCTGA
- a CDS encoding Tim44 domain-containing protein, with protein MQRFLSIAMVLCLALTFSFEAHAKRFGGGKSFGSAPSHQTRQATPPAQSAAQAPGRQPAAAASGASRWLGPLAGLAAGGLLASMFMGDGFEGLQIMDMLIFGLIAFLLFRFLAARRARQQPQAAAAGGAPYQREMPSAANAPAAGSNIFGGRLASAAPVINAPAWFNEQSFLAAGREHFMNLQQHWDANEMDKIAEFVTPQLLDFLKRERAELGDGFQSTYVDDLDVQLDGVDDNAEKTIATLTFSGVSKTSRFDQGEPFSESWRLERAQGDNQPWLIAGIRQN; from the coding sequence ATGCAGCGTTTCCTCAGTATCGCCATGGTTCTGTGCCTGGCACTGACCTTCAGTTTCGAAGCCCACGCCAAACGTTTTGGCGGTGGCAAATCCTTCGGTTCCGCCCCCAGCCACCAAACCCGCCAGGCCACTCCGCCGGCGCAATCGGCTGCTCAGGCTCCTGGTCGTCAACCTGCCGCTGCCGCCAGCGGTGCTTCGCGCTGGCTCGGCCCACTGGCTGGCCTGGCTGCCGGTGGTCTGCTGGCTTCCATGTTCATGGGTGACGGCTTCGAAGGCCTGCAGATCATGGACATGCTGATCTTCGGCCTGATCGCCTTCCTGCTGTTCCGCTTCCTCGCCGCCCGTCGTGCCCGCCAGCAGCCGCAAGCCGCAGCCGCCGGCGGCGCTCCGTACCAGCGTGAAATGCCGAGCGCAGCCAACGCTCCGGCAGCTGGCAGCAATATCTTCGGTGGTCGCCTGGCTTCGGCCGCTCCGGTGATCAACGCGCCGGCCTGGTTCAACGAGCAGAGCTTCCTGGCCGCTGGCCGTGAGCACTTCATGAACCTGCAGCAACACTGGGACGCGAACGAGATGGACAAGATCGCCGAGTTCGTCACCCCGCAGCTGCTGGACTTCCTCAAGCGCGAGCGCGCTGAACTGGGTGATGGCTTCCAGTCCACCTACGTCGATGACCTCGACGTGCAACTGGATGGTGTCGACGATAACGCCGAGAAGACCATCGCCACCCTGACTTTCAGCGGCGTATCGAAGACCTCGCGCTTCGACCAAGGCGAGCCGTTCAGCGAAAGCTGGCGCCTGGAGCGTGCCCAGGGCGACAACCAGCCTTGGCTGATCGCGGGTATTCGCCAGAACTGA
- a CDS encoding TetR family transcriptional regulator — translation MKKKPTDPAHILDTALQLADICGWERLHLFDVAAALEIGLDDIARHYRDKDDLVEAWFDRADLAMLSHARNPELKALNAEQRLESCLLAWLDSLATHRAVTGQMLLYKLEPGHIHLQVLGLMRVSRTVQWWREAAGRQSLHLRRIAEETLLTSAYLRSFVHWLRHPEEAHADFRAYLRRQLRCGPLPLLLQRP, via the coding sequence ATGAAGAAAAAGCCGACCGACCCCGCCCATATCCTCGATACCGCCCTGCAACTGGCCGACATCTGCGGCTGGGAGCGCCTTCATCTGTTCGACGTGGCCGCTGCCCTGGAAATTGGCCTCGACGATATCGCCCGCCACTACCGCGACAAGGATGACCTCGTCGAGGCCTGGTTCGACCGTGCCGACCTGGCCATGCTCAGCCACGCCAGAAATCCCGAGCTGAAAGCCCTGAACGCCGAACAACGCCTGGAAAGCTGCCTACTGGCCTGGCTCGACAGCCTCGCAACGCATCGCGCCGTCACCGGGCAGATGCTGTTGTACAAGCTCGAGCCTGGTCACATTCACCTGCAGGTACTCGGCCTGATGCGTGTCAGCCGCACCGTGCAGTGGTGGCGCGAAGCCGCCGGAAGGCAATCCCTGCACCTGCGCCGCATCGCCGAAGAAACCTTGCTGACCAGCGCCTATCTGCGCAGCTTCGTACACTGGCTGCGCCATCCCGAAGAAGCGCATGCCGACTTCCGTGCCTACCTGCGCCGCCAACTGCGCTGCGGCCCTCTACCCCTGCTGCTGCAACGCCCGTAA
- a CDS encoding TRAP transporter substrate-binding protein, with protein MRLTALLLLPLLAFGLIGCKDDAKPATAAAAPAQSFHWKMVTTWPKNAPGTGMAAERLAERINAMSAGRLTVKIYAAGELVPALEVFDAVSRGTAELGHGTPYYWKGKVPAAQFFGAVPFGLSTLEMNAWLSHGGGQALWDEAYAPFGLKPLTAGNSTMQMGGWFNKEINSLDDIKGLKIRMPGLGGEVWSRLGATTVVLPGGEIFTSLQSGAIDATDWVSPYNDLAFGLHKAAKYYYYPGWQEPQSVLELLINQKAFDALPADLQAIVTEAARAATLDMMDDYVFHNALALDELKKSGTLLKRFPDEVLQAMQRETDQVLGDLAAQSELNGRIWASMKAFQALATSMHALSEKELYDWR; from the coding sequence ATGCGCCTGACTGCCCTGCTGCTTCTGCCCCTGCTCGCCTTCGGCCTGATCGGCTGCAAGGATGACGCGAAACCCGCCACGGCGGCCGCCGCGCCTGCGCAGAGCTTCCACTGGAAAATGGTTACCACCTGGCCGAAGAACGCGCCGGGTACCGGCATGGCCGCCGAGCGGCTGGCCGAGCGCATCAACGCCATGAGCGCTGGTCGCCTGACCGTCAAGATCTACGCTGCTGGCGAACTGGTACCGGCCCTCGAAGTGTTCGATGCCGTATCGCGCGGCACCGCCGAGCTCGGCCACGGCACCCCCTATTACTGGAAAGGCAAAGTGCCCGCCGCGCAGTTCTTCGGCGCCGTGCCCTTCGGCCTGTCCACCCTGGAAATGAACGCCTGGCTCAGCCACGGCGGTGGTCAGGCCCTGTGGGACGAGGCCTACGCGCCCTTCGGCCTCAAGCCGCTGACCGCCGGCAACAGCACCATGCAGATGGGCGGCTGGTTCAACAAGGAAATCAACAGCCTGGATGACATCAAGGGCTTGAAGATCCGCATGCCGGGCCTGGGCGGCGAAGTCTGGAGCCGACTTGGCGCCACCACCGTGGTGCTGCCGGGCGGCGAAATCTTCACCTCGTTGCAAAGCGGCGCCATCGACGCCACCGACTGGGTCAGCCCCTACAACGACCTGGCCTTCGGCCTGCACAAGGCAGCCAAGTATTACTACTACCCCGGCTGGCAGGAGCCGCAGTCGGTGCTGGAACTGCTGATCAACCAGAAGGCCTTCGACGCCCTGCCGGCCGACCTGCAGGCCATCGTCACCGAAGCGGCGCGCGCGGCCACCCTCGACATGATGGATGACTATGTCTTTCACAATGCCCTGGCGCTGGACGAGCTGAAGAAGAGCGGCACGCTGCTCAAGCGCTTCCCCGACGAAGTGCTGCAGGCCATGCAGCGCGAAACCGATCAGGTACTGGGCGACCTGGCCGCGCAGAGCGAATTGAACGGTCGTATCTGGGCCTCGATGAAAGCCTTCCAGGCGCTCGCCACCTCGATGCACGCCTTGTCCGAGAAAGAGCTGTACGACTGGCGCTGA